The genomic segment GCTGCTCGACATGGGCGTGGACTGCTTCAAGACCGACTTCGGAGAGCGGATACCCACCGGCGTCGTCTACGCGGACGGCTCCGACCCGGAGCGGATGCACAACTACTACACCCAGCTCTACAACGAGACCGTCTTCGAACTGCTGCGCCGCGAGCGCGGAGAGGGCGACGCCGTCGTCTTCGCCCGCTCGGCGACCGTGGGCGGCCAGCGCTTCCCCGTGCACTGGGGCGGCGACTGCGAATCCACCTACGAGTCGATGGCCGAGTCGCTGCGCGGCGGACTCTCGCTGGGACTCTCCGGCTTCGGCTACTGGTCGCACGACATCGGCGGATTCGAAGGCACCCCGGACCCGGCTCTGTTCAAGCGGTGGATCGCCTTCGGGATGCTCTCCTCGCACAGCCGGCTGCACGGCTCGTCCTCCTACCGCGTCCCGTGGCTGTTCGACGAGGAGGCGGTGGACGTCCTGCGGGTCTTCACCCGGCTCAAGCTGCGGCTGATGCCCTACCTGGCCGAAGTCGCCCGGCAGGCCCACACCGAGGGCATCCCGATGATGCGGGCCATGGCGCTGGAGTTCCCCGACGACCCGGCCTGCGCGCACCTGGAACGGCAGTACATGCTCGGTCCCGACCTGCTGGTCGCACCGGTCTTCTCGGACGGCGGCGAGGTCGCGTACTACGTGCCCGAGGGGACCTGGACCCACCTCCTGTCCGGGGACCGGGTCACCGGGCCGCGGTGGGTGCGCGAGACCCACGGCTTCCTCAGCGCGCCGGTGCTGGTCCGGCCCGGCGCCGTGCTCCCGCTCGGCGCCGTGGACGACCGGCCCGACTACGACTGGGCGGACGGGGTCACGCTCCGGCCGTACGGTCTCGCGGACGGCGCCGAGGTGACGGTGCGGGTGCCGCCGGAGGCCGAGTACACCGTGCGGCGGGAGAGGGAGGACGTGCGGGTCACCGCGCGCGGCACGGAGGGGAGACCCTGGCACCTGGTCACCGACGGCTCCGGGGAGGATGTCCGGCATGGTCAAGATCACTGACGTGGCCCGGCATGCCGGGGTCTCGCCCAGCACCGTCAGCTACGCGCTGAACGGCAAACGGCCCATATCGGAGGAGACGCGCCGCCGGATCGAGGCCAGCATCCGGGAACTGGGCTACCACCCGCACGCGGGGGCGCGTGCCCTGGCCGGTGCCCGCTCCCACACGCTCGCCCTCGTCATGCCGCTGCGGAGCGGTGTCCATCTGCCGGTCGTCACGCAGTTCGCGATGTCGGTCGTCACCGCGGCGCGCCGTCACGACCACGATGTGCTGCTGCTCACCGGGGAGGAGGGCGAGGACGGGCTGCGGCGCGTCGCGGACAGCGCGCGCGCCGACGGTTTCGTCGTCATGGACGTACAGCTGAACGACCGCAGACTGCCGTCACTGCGCACCCTGCGGCGGCCGTCGGTGCTCATCGGCTTTCCCGCCGAACCGGCCGGGCTGACCTGCGTCGACCTCGACTTCCGGGCGGTCGGCGAGGCATGTGTCGAGCACCTGGCCCTGCTCGGCCACCGCCGCGTGACGCTGCTCGGCTCACCGCCGGAGGTCTACGCACG from the Streptomyces xinghaiensis S187 genome contains:
- a CDS encoding LacI family DNA-binding transcriptional regulator; this encodes MVKITDVARHAGVSPSTVSYALNGKRPISEETRRRIEASIRELGYHPHAGARALAGARSHTLALVMPLRSGVHLPVVTQFAMSVVTAARRHDHDVLLLTGEEGEDGLRRVADSARADGFVVMDVQLNDRRLPSLRTLRRPSVLIGFPAEPAGLTCVDLDFRAVGEACVEHLALLGHRRVTLLGSPPEVYARGTGFARRVADGFTAAADRNGLAAAVHPCEADPAAAPALVRRLLAEGPAPTGVVIHNEAMLGPLTDALRAEGLRVPGDLSVVAVCPDELAERSSVPLTSVAIPAAELGARAVDLLIRRLAGDPVAESTLLPPRLTVRSSTGPRG